A single region of the Longimicrobium sp. genome encodes:
- a CDS encoding ATP-dependent Clp protease proteolytic subunit, with translation MPVYAPYVIERSSRGERSYDIFSRLLMDRIVFLGSTINDDVANVIIAQLLFLQSDNPEKDIYLYINSPGGSVYSGLAIYDTMKFLSCDVNTYCMGIAASMGSFLLASGTKGKRFALPNSRIMLHQPSGGSQGTAADIEIQARELLYVRERMNNIYAANTGQTPEKIAEDLDRDRFMSPEQAKDYGLIDHVIQHTTEAEAVVRAGGDVPASIVR, from the coding sequence ATGCCTGTTTACGCGCCCTACGTGATCGAGCGCTCCAGCCGGGGCGAACGCAGCTACGACATCTTCTCGCGGCTGCTGATGGACCGCATCGTGTTCCTGGGGAGCACGATCAACGACGACGTGGCCAACGTCATCATCGCCCAGCTGCTCTTTCTCCAGAGCGACAACCCGGAGAAGGACATCTACCTCTACATCAACTCGCCCGGCGGGTCGGTGTACTCGGGGCTGGCGATCTACGACACCATGAAGTTCCTCTCCTGCGACGTGAACACCTACTGCATGGGGATCGCCGCCAGCATGGGCAGCTTCCTCCTTGCCTCGGGAACCAAGGGGAAGCGCTTCGCGCTGCCCAACTCCCGGATCATGCTGCACCAGCCCAGCGGCGGCAGCCAGGGGACTGCGGCCGACATCGAGATCCAGGCCCGCGAGCTCCTGTACGTGCGCGAGCGGATGAACAACATCTACGCCGCCAACACGGGGCAGACGCCCGAGAAGATCGCCGAGGACCTGGACCGCGACCGCTTCATGTCGCCGGAGCAGGCAAAGGACTACGGGCTGATCGACCACGTGATCCAGCACACGACCGAGGCCGAGGCGGTGGTGCGCGCCGGCGGCGACGTCCCGGCCAGCATCGTCCGCTAA